One part of the Vicia villosa cultivar HV-30 ecotype Madison, WI linkage group LG6, Vvil1.0, whole genome shotgun sequence genome encodes these proteins:
- the LOC131610104 gene encoding vacuolar protein sorting-associated protein 2 homolog 3-like, with amino-acid sequence MNIFAKKPTAKEALRASKREMTNATRGLEREIASLQSEEKKLVAEIKRTAKTGNEAATKTLARQLIRLRQQIGNLQGSRAQMRGIATHTQAMHANSSVAVGIQGATKAMAAMNKQMDPAKQAKVMREFHKQSAQMDMTTEMMSDVIDDALDDDEAEEETEELTNQVLDEIGVDVASQLSAAPKGRVATKNTENVGSSGIDDLEKRLAALRNP; translated from the exons ATGAACATTTTCGCCAAGAAACCCACCGCCAAag AGGCTCTTCGGGCGAGTAAACGTGAAATGACAAACGCCACTAGAG GTTTAGAAAGGGAAATTGCATCATTACAATCGGAA GAAAAGAAATTAGTTGCTGAGATTAAGAGAACTGCTAAGACTGGAAACGAG GCGGCGACTAAAACTCTAGCTCGACAGCTGATAAGGCTTAGGCAACAGATTGGTAATCTTCAGGGTAGTCGAGCTCAGATGAGAGGCATAGCAACTCACACGCAG GCAATGCATGCCAATTCTTCTGTTGCTGTTGGCATTCAAGGTGCTACTAAGGCAATGGCAGCTATGAATAAG CAAATGGACCCAGCAAAACAAGCCAAAGTTATGCGGGAATTCCATAAACAATCGGCACAGATGGATATGACT ACTGAAATGATGTCAGATGTCATAGATGATGCCTTGGATGATGATGAAGCTGAAGAGGAAACTGAAGAGCTTACAAATCAG GTTCTTGATGAAATCGGTGTGGATGTTGCCTCGCAG TTATCAGCTGCCCCTAAAGGGAGAGTCGCAACAAAGAATACTGAAAATGTCGGCAG CTCGGGCATTGATGACCTTGAGAAACGTTTGGCAGCTCTAAGAAACCCGTAA
- the LOC131612454 gene encoding CRIB domain-containing protein RIC7-like, with product MSRDNKMKGLLKGLKFITQIFDSNEKEPEIEIGGPTDVKHVAHIGWDGPTENAPSWMNEYNSVSGLSSSAPLNMNGDRGNDDSDNWVSPEKIKRGSRSMHLDENAHELPLPKSSKNQSNSTRNLRESHAKEKADRPRQQKRNSKRSTSNDTLNESNLTTREEPIPMDTDSLQLQETTDDNLPPKIQSDNPKRTNHKKIKDAQGVSGSSKSRLKSQLKEHNSNEDMHPISCSNSKDQISNEDVHSRVGSKSKEHKSKEGSHLRSNLKPRNSNLSEGRPSRPNSKPKTKHRLNEEDGQLERESNEDMLRNCPN from the exons ATGTCCCGTGACAATAAGATGAAAGGTCTCCTTAAAGGGTTGAAGTTCATTACTCAGATATTTG ATAGCAACGAAAAAGAACCAGAAATTGAGATTGGTGGTCCCACAGATGTAAAGCATGTGGCACATATTGGATGGGATGGTCCTACTGAAAATGCTCCCAGCTGG atGAATGAGTATAATTCTGTTTCAGGACTTTCATCATCAGCACCTCTAAATATGAATGGAGATAGAGGAAATGATGATTCAGACAATTGGGTGTCCCCAG aaaaaataaaaagaggtTCAAGGTCAATGCATCTTGACGAGAACGCACATGAGTTACCTTTACCTAAATCATCTAAGAATCAATCAAATTCAACTAGAAACTTAAGAGAGTCACATGCAAAAGAAAAAGCAGACAGACCAAGGCAACAAAAAAGGAATTCAAAACGTTCAACATCAAATGATACTTTAAATGAATCCAACCTCACAACAAGAGAAGAACCTATACCAATGGATACAGATTCTCTCCAACTCCAAGAAACTACTGATGATAATTTGCCACCTAAGATCCAATCAGACAATCCTAAAAGGACTAAtcacaagaaaataaaagatgcTCAAGGTGTTAGTGGATCATCCAAATCTAGATTAAAATCTCAACTTAAGGAGCACAATTCTAATGAAGACATGCATCCAATATCATGTTCCAACTCTAAGGACCAAATTTCCAATGAAGACGTGCATTCAAGAGTAGGTTCTAAATCTAAGGAACATAAGTCTAAAGAAGGATCACATTTGAGGTCTAATTTAAAACCTAGAAACTCTAATTTGAGTGAAGGACGCCCTTCTAGACCTAATTCCAAACCTAAAACCAAGCATAGACTCAATGAAGAAGATGGACAACTTGAGAGAGAATCTAATGAAGATATGTTGAGAAATTGTCCAAATTAG